CAGAGCGGGCAATTCCCGTCATAAATCAGCAAGGCGGGCTCCGCCACGACGCCCGGCGGGCGCTCTGGCGCGGCCTTGGTCATTTCTCGCGTTTCTTGCGGAGTTGATCCGGAATCACCATCCGGTTGCCGAGCCGACCGCCCTGGGGGGGCGCGGGCAACTCGGGCACGATCACTTTCCGCCGCTGTTTCGCGGATTTTCGCCGTTCTTCCACCGCGTCGATCACATCGTTCATTTCCGTGCTGTCACGGGCCATGATGCGCGCGCGCATTTCGTGCATCGCGGTGGCGCATTCCCGGTCCAGCGCCATCAGACACTTGCGACAGAGGCGCTTGGTTTCGCTGATGGCCGGCGCCCCGCAGCGGCCGCATTTCGCGTCGGAGTCGTGGGCGATGTTCTCGATTCGCCCCTCGCGCAGCATGCGGAGCACACAGTCGAAAGAGACGTCGGCCTCCAGCGCCACCTGTTCCGCGGTCATATCCGGCGCCCGCAGCAGCGCATCGCGAATCCGGGCGTAGTCCGCGTCCTCCGCGGGCTGGCAGGCATTGCACACCTCGGACAGAATCCGGTTGTACAATTTGTTGCAGCGCGCGCATTTGGCAAGTCGGACGTTCAATCGAATTCTCCCGCGTTTCACCACCTAGTATACCACCCATGGTAGCCTGAACGGCTATCTTCGGGCAAAACGTATGATTTTTTTGAGCGCGGAGACCACTTCGTGGACGTTTCGGTCCGTCAGCTGGGGATGCAGGGGCAGCGAAAGGACTTCCCGGGAGGCGCGGGTCGCCACGGGGAACATTTCCGGTCGCAATCCGAGCGCTTCCCGGTAGTAGGCGTGGAGGTGAAGGCCATAAAAATGCACGCCCGTGCCGATATTTTCCTGGCGCAGCGCATGTGCAATCTCGTCGCGGGACAGACGCAACCGTTCCAGATTCAGGCGGATGGCGTACAGGTGCCAGGCGTGGTCCACTTCGGGACGGACGGCGGGAAGCTGGATCTCCTCGACATCGCGCAGCACTTCGGTATACATCCGCGCCAGCCGCCTGCGCGCGGAACGGAACGACGCAAACTTCTTCAATTGCGCTACGCCCATCGCCGCGCTCACATTTCCCATCAGGTACTTGAAGCCCGGCTCCCGCACTTCCAGGGGCCGCGCCAGCGCGCTGCGCCCGTAACGGTCCCACGCCGTGTTGTCGAGCCCGTTGGTCGCCAGCATCCGGATATGGGCCGCGCGATCCGGATCCGATAGCGCGATCATGCCGCCTTCCATGGTGGTGATGTTCTTGATGGAGTAGAAGCTGAAGCAGGCCGCCGGGCTTTCCGAGCCGATCGGCGCGCCCCGCCAGGCGGCCCCCAGGGCGTGGGCGGCATCTTCCACCACGGGTAGGCCGTACTTCTTGGCCACGGCCCGGATCGCGTCCAGATCGCAGGGATGCCCGCCCAGGTGTACGGGGATAATGGCCCGGGTGCGTTCCGTGATGGCCGCTTCGAGCGCGGCCGGGTCCAGGTTGAGCGTATCGGGGTCCACATCCGCGAAGACAATACGCGCGCCCATATTCAAGATCGTGTTGCCGGTCGAGGCCCATGTGATCGGTGGCGAGATGACCTCGTCGCCCGGCCCCACGCCCAGATCCACGAGGCAAAGGTGAATCGCCGCTGTGCAGGACGTGACCGCGACGGTATGCCGCGCCTGGACGCTATCCGAAAACGCCGCCTCAAACGCGGGTATCTGGTGACCCGAGGTCAGCCAGCCGCTGCGCAGCGTCTCCAGCACGGCCTGTTCCTCCTCCTCGCCGAGCGAAGGGCGGCTCAAGGGCACAAAGCGTGACGCCGCCGGGTCCCCGCCCTCGGGGACGGGTGTATTGCGCAGGCGCTGGATACGGCGAACGTTGAAATAGGGTTCATCGAAGGGATCGCCCTGCATGGAACGGACGCAATCCGATATCTCCGCGACCCCGCTTTCCAGCGTGTGTTCACACTGAAAGCCCAGGCGGGCGGCAAGTTTTTCGACATTTATGCGGAAGCTGCGCCGATCGTCGTCGTCGATGGCCCGGTCGACGCTCGTCCCCGGAATAAGCCCCGCTACCGCGTCCGCCAGCGCACGGATCGGCAGGTTCAGCGCCGCGTTGCCGAGGTTGAAGATCTCCCCGCCGGGCGCCGGGGCGGAAAGCATCGCCCCATAGGCCCGCGCCGCGTCGTCCACATGGATAAACGACCGCCACTGGTTTCCACCGCCACGGACCTCGATGCGCCCGTCTCGCAATGCGGTGGCGACCATCTGGTTGATGGCGAGATCGAAGCGCATGCGCGGGGACACGCCAAAAAGCGTGCCCGAGCGCACGATGACAGGTTCGAAGTGGGCGCCGGCAAGCGACAGCAGCCCCCGCTCCGCGGCCAGCTTCGATTGCGCGAACGCGGTCACCGGATTGGGGGGACTGGCCTCGTCGAGCCACTCGAAGGCAGCCCGGCCATACACCGCGCAGGTG
This is a stretch of genomic DNA from Candidatus Hydrogenedentota bacterium. It encodes these proteins:
- a CDS encoding aminotransferase class I/II-fold pyridoxal phosphate-dependent enzyme; amino-acid sequence: MRVLITGGAGYLGCRLVPRLLEAGWAVRVFDRGCFGFDGLRACLQNPDLELVEGDIRRLQEHEQLLEGVDAIIHLAALVNDPSCDLDPEMAADINVESTLELARRAIQAGIRRLVFASTCAVYGRAAFEWLDEASPPNPVTAFAQSKLAAERGLLSLAGAHFEPVIVRSGTLFGVSPRMRFDLAINQMVATALRDGRIEVRGGGNQWRSFIHVDDAARAYGAMLSAPAPGGEIFNLGNAALNLPIRALADAVAGLIPGTSVDRAIDDDDRRSFRINVEKLAARLGFQCEHTLESGVAEISDCVRSMQGDPFDEPYFNVRRIQRLRNTPVPEGGDPAASRFVPLSRPSLGEEEEQAVLETLRSGWLTSGHQIPAFEAAFSDSVQARHTVAVTSCTAAIHLCLVDLGVGPGDEVISPPITWASTGNTILNMGARIVFADVDPDTLNLDPAALEAAITERTRAIIPVHLGGHPCDLDAIRAVAKKYGLPVVEDAAHALGAAWRGAPIGSESPAACFSFYSIKNITTMEGGMIALSDPDRAAHIRMLATNGLDNTAWDRYGRSALARPLEVREPGFKYLMGNVSAAMGVAQLKKFASFRSARRRLARMYTEVLRDVEEIQLPAVRPEVDHAWHLYAIRLNLERLRLSRDEIAHALRQENIGTGVHFYGLHLHAYYREALGLRPEMFPVATRASREVLSLPLHPQLTDRNVHEVVSALKKIIRFARR